A stretch of Orientia tsutsugamushi DNA encodes these proteins:
- the rplI gene encoding 50S ribosomal protein L9, with protein sequence MKLILIKPVKKLGKIMDIVDVANGFGRNYLLPRNYAIRATNANLEIVKSTVQQLNEKNQKGIDAAQAVMQKIDRSFITFICQTSDDGKLFGSITAKEIIKKLQISSDIKAYIDIKPIKTAGIHEVEVSLHAEVHCKIFINVARSNTEAQEYLKKFNAALQDTNNNVVVEKNSNIS encoded by the coding sequence ATGAAATTAATTTTAATAAAGCCAGTTAAAAAGCTTGGTAAAATAATGGATATAGTTGATGTGGCTAATGGATTTGGTCGTAACTATTTACTGCCTCGTAATTACGCCATTAGAGCAACTAATGCTAATCTAGAAATAGTTAAATCAACTGTACAGCAACTTAATGAAAAAAATCAAAAAGGTATTGATGCAGCACAAGCAGTAATGCAAAAAATTGATAGAAGCTTCATCACGTTTATTTGCCAGACAAGCGATGATGGAAAATTATTTGGATCAATTACTGCTAAAGAGATTATTAAGAAATTACAAATAAGCTCTGATATCAAAGCGTATATTGATATTAAGCCGATTAAAACTGCAGGAATCCATGAAGTTGAAGTTTCACTCCATGCTGAGGTACATTGCAAAATTTTTATTAATGTTGCTCGTTCAAATACAGAGGCTCAAGAATATTTAAAAAAATTTAATGCAGCTCTACAGGATACAAACAATAATGTAGTTGTAGAAAAAAATAGTAATATATCATAA
- a CDS encoding Npt1/Npt2 family nucleotide transporter produces MNTNQKFNKLRQIFWPIEYHENKKFLPMALMMFFILFNYSALRSIKDSLVITSIGPEVISFLKTYIVLPSAIIAMLIYTKLCNVMSVTKVFYTITSFFLGYLILFVIVLYPNTQLVHPAPETIVRLSTNYPNFQWFIKIIGQWSYASFYTIAELWGSVMLTLLFWQFANQITKTEEAKRFYSMFGLLGNFSLLLTGYMLEHFLSENSIIKAELKYTPVITTCIIAGVFIILTYAYINNYVLSDPKLYNPSIQKTTKKKAKLSMLESIKLIFSSKYLGLIVILVLSYGISINLVEGVWKAKARELYPTPEAYGMFMGNFQKWQGTVAILFMIVGSNILRQVSWYTAAIFTPLMILITGLAFFGFIFLGDSISLYVTGIAPLSIAVAIGTMQNVLSKATKYSLFDSTKEMAYIPLDHELKTKGKAAVDIIGGRLGKSGGGVIQSTFFMLLPSFSFVEASPYFGAIFFLVVILWIYSVAMLNRKYTEAIAISSN; encoded by the coding sequence ATGAATACAAATCAAAAATTTAATAAGCTTCGCCAAATTTTTTGGCCTATTGAATATCATGAAAACAAGAAATTTTTGCCTATGGCACTAATGATGTTTTTTATATTATTTAACTACTCAGCATTACGCTCTATTAAAGATAGTTTAGTAATAACAAGTATTGGTCCTGAAGTAATTAGTTTTTTAAAGACATACATAGTATTGCCATCAGCTATTATTGCGATGTTAATATATACAAAATTATGCAATGTAATGAGTGTGACAAAAGTATTCTATACTATCACATCTTTTTTTCTTGGCTATTTAATTTTATTTGTTATAGTACTCTATCCTAATACGCAGTTAGTACATCCAGCACCTGAAACTATTGTAAGACTTAGTACAAATTATCCAAATTTTCAATGGTTTATTAAAATTATAGGGCAATGGAGTTATGCGAGTTTTTATACTATAGCTGAATTATGGGGAAGCGTTATGCTTACATTACTCTTTTGGCAATTTGCAAATCAAATCACTAAAACAGAAGAAGCGAAAAGGTTTTATTCAATGTTTGGATTATTAGGAAATTTTTCACTTCTCTTAACTGGGTATATGCTAGAGCATTTTTTAAGTGAAAATAGCATAATTAAGGCTGAACTTAAATATACTCCAGTAATAACTACATGTATTATAGCTGGAGTATTTATTATATTAACTTATGCATATATCAACAACTATGTTTTATCTGATCCTAAGCTATATAACCCATCAATACAAAAAACAACTAAGAAGAAGGCTAAGTTATCAATGCTAGAAAGTATCAAGTTGATTTTTTCATCAAAATATCTTGGTTTGATAGTTATATTAGTGCTTTCATATGGTATATCAATTAACTTAGTAGAAGGTGTATGGAAAGCTAAAGCTAGAGAGCTGTATCCAACGCCAGAGGCATATGGAATGTTTATGGGAAATTTTCAAAAATGGCAAGGAACCGTAGCAATATTATTTATGATAGTTGGTAGCAATATTTTAAGACAAGTATCATGGTATACTGCAGCAATATTTACTCCTTTAATGATTTTAATTACAGGATTAGCATTTTTTGGATTTATCTTCTTAGGAGACTCAATTTCATTATATGTTACTGGAATTGCTCCACTATCTATTGCAGTTGCTATTGGGACAATGCAAAACGTACTAAGTAAAGCTACAAAATACTCTTTGTTTGATTCTACTAAAGAAATGGCATATATTCCTCTTGATCATGAATTAAAAACTAAAGGAAAGGCAGCTGTAGATATTATCGGTGGAAGGCTTGGAAAATCTGGCGGAGGAGTTATACAATCAACCTTTTTTATGTTATTGCCAAGTTTTAGTTTTGTTGAAGCTTCTCCTTATTTTGGTGCTATATTCTTTCTAGTAGTAATACTATGGATTTATTCTGTTGCAATGTT
- the rpsR gene encoding 30S ribosomal protein S18 translates to MKHKTLKRTANRANKEVFFRRRKGCPLSAPDGTAPIITYKDPDLLSKFISECGRVLPARVTNVCRSKQRELTKAIKIARELALLPFVYHQ, encoded by the coding sequence ATGAAACATAAAACTCTAAAGCGTACAGCTAACAGAGCTAATAAGGAAGTGTTTTTTAGAAGAAGAAAAGGTTGCCCATTATCAGCCCCAGATGGTACAGCTCCGATTATAACTTATAAAGATCCTGATCTTTTATCAAAATTTATTTCAGAATGTGGCAGGGTTTTACCAGCCCGTGTAACTAATGTATGCAGGTCTAAACAAAGAGAATTAACCAAAGCAATTAAAATTGCTAGAGAGCTTGCTCTTTTACCTTTTGTATATCATCAGTAA